A region of Verrucomicrobiia bacterium DNA encodes the following proteins:
- a CDS encoding GNAT family N-acetyltransferase, producing MSVQLIPARPEHLDDLARICHRAFNTLHERHRVHADVPNEELGRLIIGGVLHRQDYTGVAAVTDGRLIGSNFLLLADEVCGVGPITVDPTVQSRGVGRSLMQWVIEEARRRRGPDADVRLFQEAINTTSLSLYSRLGFRWRDTAALMLPRPAAADDPSFRPVTAGDLPEIAALSGRRYVSSRASDAAALIAAGLPGFVRERDGQIVAYQIATLFGHGSADSVMDLLAIASHTARHVPEPMSAVIVPISHPELFHAALAAGFRTVKLLNLMSLGTFRPPPGPTFPSIQC from the coding sequence TCTCGCCCGGATCTGCCACCGCGCCTTCAACACGCTCCACGAGCGACACCGCGTCCACGCCGATGTTCCCAATGAGGAGCTTGGAAGGCTCATCATCGGCGGCGTCCTCCATCGCCAGGACTACACGGGCGTGGCCGCGGTCACGGACGGCCGCCTCATCGGCTCGAACTTCCTCCTGCTGGCCGATGAGGTGTGCGGGGTCGGACCCATCACCGTGGATCCGACGGTGCAGTCCCGGGGCGTCGGCCGCAGCCTGATGCAATGGGTCATCGAGGAGGCGCGGCGTCGGCGCGGCCCCGATGCCGATGTCCGCCTCTTCCAGGAAGCCATCAACACCACGTCCCTCTCCCTCTACTCACGCCTCGGCTTCCGGTGGCGGGACACCGCCGCGCTCATGCTGCCCCGACCCGCAGCCGCAGACGATCCCTCGTTCCGCCCTGTCACCGCCGGCGATCTTCCCGAAATCGCGGCGCTTTCGGGCCGGCGCTACGTATCCTCGCGCGCCAGCGATGCCGCGGCCCTGATCGCCGCCGGCCTTCCGGGATTTGTCCGCGAGCGCGACGGCCAGATCGTCGCCTACCAGATCGCCACACTCTTCGGCCATGGCTCCGCGGACTCCGTGATGGATCTGCTCGCCATCGCCAGCCATACCGCGCGGCACGTTCCAGAGCCGATGTCAGCCGTCATCGTTCCGATAAGCCATCCCGAGCTGTTTCACGCCGCGCTCGCCGCGGGCTTCCGTACCGTCAAGCTCCTCAACCTCATGTCACTCGGCACCTTCCGCCCCCCGCCCGGCCCAA